Proteins found in one Triticum aestivum cultivar Chinese Spring chromosome 4D, IWGSC CS RefSeq v2.1, whole genome shotgun sequence genomic segment:
- the LOC123098651 gene encoding uncharacterized protein isoform X2 — MVPGSGASPPSPPEAVDRVAPLRDLAPDPLMLELGLGGAAHAGPGNPGRLGELVPVGGAAVAAPHSPHRSPRILQLYDGRRSPSPGRRRKVPKVAAAADLLKLPLSDTPTPLTRGKLKQLARCCDLNADAILAHALAQASSSGGVARPPQAGGSSTSSDSDCAILDV; from the exons ATGGTGCCTGGCTCCGGCGCTTCCCCGCCTTCTCCTCCTGAGGCTGTGGATCGGGTTGCGCCCCTCCGAGATCTGGCGCCTGATCCCCTCATGCTGGAGCTGGGGCTCGGGGGCGCTGCGCATGCTGGGCCTGGCAACCCCGGTCGCCTTGGGGAGCTGGTCCCCGTCGGGGGCGCTGCGGTGGCCGCGCCACACTCTCCCCACCGCAGCCCTCGGATCCTGCAGCTCTATGATG GCAGGCGTTCCCCCTCTCCTGGTCGCCGTCGCAAGGTGCCCAAGGTAGCCGCTGCGGCTGACCTGCTGAAGCTCCCCCTCTCCGACACCCCCACACCGCTTACCAGGGGTAAGCTCAAGCAGCTGGCAAGGTGCTGCGATCTCAACGCTGACGCCATTCTTGCCCACGCATTAGCTCAAGCTTCTTCCTCCGGTGGTGTTGCTCGTCCCCCCCAGGCTGGTGGCTCCTCTACTTCCTCAGATAGTGACTGCGCCATTCTGGATGTGTAG
- the LOC123098651 gene encoding uncharacterized protein isoform X1, which yields MTSTSSSSVFLLTAIYGPCLDREKLPFLDAIDSAVGMVSDPWIVVGDFNMYHSKHEKLRGRINWAMMDMFNAWIRDHGLDEIEISNRQFTWSNKRDNPTLVRLDRVLVNTDWLLGFAQTSASAVPTVTSDHVPIPVQFSNQITKSNPFRMENHWLAMEDTRRIILEGWTRGTRQFQSSASLINFKIRHIRAALRRWKKHRASLEFLIHNNKHVVEYLNVVEERRLLSTLEKVLRQFASTKVGQLVLWKTGMWRRRAKLRWCVSGDESNKFFHAAANDHARRNKIRVFVHEGVEFFNNAQKLQLATKYFSELLGETAPSLPTV from the coding sequence ATGACATCCACCTCAAGCAGCTCTGTTTTCTTACTCACAGCTATCTATGGTCCTTGCTTGGATCGAGAGAAACTTCCTTTTCTTGATGCTATTGACTCGGCTGTTGGCATGGTGTCAGATCCCTGGATCGTGGTTGGTGATTTTAATATGTATCATTCTAAGCATGAAAAATTACGAGGTCGTATTAACTGGGCTATGATGGACATGTTCAATGCCTGGATCAGGGATCATGGTCTTGATGAGATAGAGATCAGTAACAGACAATTCACTTGGTCAAATAAAAGGGATAATCCAACGCTGGTGCGTCTTGACAGAGTGCTTGTGAATACTGACTGGTTGCTGGGGTTTGCTCAAACTTCCGCCTCCGCTGTTCCTACTGTCACCTCTGACCATGTGCCTATCCCGGTTCAGTTTAGCAATCAAATTACCAAGAGTAATCCGTTCCGTATGGAGAACCACTGGCTAGCTATGGAGGACACACGCAGGATCATTTTGGAGGGCTGGACTCGAGGAACTAGACAGTTTCAGTCATCTGCCTCACTTATCAATTTCAAAATAAGGCACATTCGTGCCGCCTTGAGACGCTGGAAGAAGCACAGGGCCAGTCTTGAATTTCTTATCCATAATAATAAGCATGTGGTTGAGTACCTCAATGTGGTTGAAGAACGGCGGCTGCTATCCACTCTGGAAAAGGTTCTAAGGCAATTTGCTTCTACTAAAGTTGGACAGCTTGTTCTATGGAAAACTGGGATGTGGCGCAGAAGGGCCAAGTTGCGGTGGTGTGTTTCTGGGGATGAGAGTAACAAATTTTTTCACGCGGCAGCCAACGACCATGCAAGGAGAAATAAGATCAGGGTTTTTGTGCATGAAGGGGTTGAGTTCTTTAACAATGCACAGAAATTGCAGCTCGCCACTAAATACTTCTCTGAGCTTCTTGGGGAGACCGCTCCCTCTCTGCCGACTGTGTAG
- the LOC123098652 gene encoding uncharacterized protein, whose translation MSRSESETHITHTTPAGIIEMATAISNGRGPSTNDELQSILAAARPFLLGDLAAVDPDLPSLVSVLVSAGAGECYHKHGTFLAHLLDVYRILRLWGAPDAVARCGLFHSSYSNSYVNLAIFEPDVSRARVRGIVGAAAERLVHLFCVVPRHALMHDDLHLRYTDAELRDHLAAAEASLQAARSGGGRPEDKAEPWRAKLRSVVPEEGVVVPHIRTGEPVALSRRVLAVFVLMTVADFSDQYTDYQDKLFRNDDGRLEFAGDNWAALWPGTGKPGLWMSAMSRLAALYRLIATDEQLRHMEQEGSTKTAAGDEQDEGLELCIPPVFDRCSKVLDPGEQIAARDLYWEAICSDGKEGVESLLRRCIVKNPYVGEPWLVLAQVLLNEGGRWEEAEAAAAEGLRLVLEWGSSWDKRMSWEGWVSWGRVMRDKAKEKQWPRSAWGIINLGLVEQINDHN comes from the coding sequence ATGAGCAGGAGTGAGAGTGAGACACACATCACACACACTACACCGGCCGGGATCATCGAAATGGCGACCGCCATCAGCAACGGCAGAGGCCCATCGACgaacgacgagctccagtccatccTCGCCGCGGCGCGGCCGTTCCTCCTGGGCGACCTCGCGGCCGTCGACCCCGACCTCCCCTCGCTCGTCTCCGTCCTCGtgtccgccggcgccggcgagTGCTACCACAAGCACGGCACCTTCCTCGCGCACCTGCTCGACGTCTACCGCATCCTCCGCCTCTGGGGCGCGCCCGACGCCGTGGCCCGCTGCGGCCTCTTCCACTCCTCCTACTCCAACTCCTACGTCAACCTCGCCATCTTCGAGCCCGACGTCAGCCGCGCCCGCGTCCGCGGCATCGTCGGCGCCGCCGCCGAGCGGCTCGTGCACCTCTTCTGCGTCGTCCCGCGCCACGCGCTCATGCACGACGACCTCCACCTCCGCTACACCGACGCCGAGCTCCGggaccacctcgccgccgccgaggcGTCCCTCCAGGCCGCGCGCTCCGGCGGGGGCAGGCCGGAGGACAAGGCGGAGCCGTGGCGCGCGAAGCTGCGGTCCGTGGTGCCGGAGGAGGGCGTGGTGGTGCCGCACATCCGGACGGGGGAGCCGGTGGCGCTGTCGCGGCGCGTGCTGGCGGTGTTCGTGCTGATGACCGTCGCCGACTTCAGCGACCAGTACACGGACTACCAGGACAAGCTGTTCCGCAACGACGACGGCCGCCTCGAGTTCGCCGGCGACAACTGGGCCGCGCTCTGGCCGGGGACCGGAAAGCCCGGGCTGTGGATGAGCGCCATGTCCAGGCTCGCCGCGCTGTACCGCCTCATCGCCACCGACGAGCAGCTCCGCCACATGGAACAAGAGGGGTCGACGAAGACGGCGGCAGGGGACGAACAGGACGAGGGGCTGGAGCTCTGCATCCCGCCCGTGTTCGACCGGTGCAGCAAGGTGCTGGACCCCGGCGAGCAGATCGCGGCGAGGGACCTGTACTGGGAGGCGATCTGCAGCGACGGCAAGGAGGGCGTGGAGTCGCTGCTGCGGCGCTGCATCGTGAAGAACCCGTACGTGGGGGAGCCGTGGCTGGTGCTGGCTCAGGTGCTGCTGAACGAAggagggaggtgggaggaggcggaggcggcggcggcggaggggctgAGGCTGGTGCTGGAGTGGGGCAGCAGCTGGGACAAGAGGATGTCGTGGGAGGGGTGGGTGTCGTGGGGGAGGGTGATGAGGGACAAGGCCAAGGAGAAACAATGGCCGCGCTCTGCCTGGGGCATCATCAACCTCGGACTCGTCGAGCAGATCAACGACCACAACTAG